In the Rhabdothermincola sediminis genome, one interval contains:
- a CDS encoding ArsR/SmtB family transcription factor produces MVLASTALGSDSLVRATARFFRVLGDPTRLTILQTLEGGSLTVAELVEATGIPRSRLSNHLACLRYCEFVEAEPEGRTVRYSLVDGDVASLVANASVAAARREEHLSSCTRIGPVWV; encoded by the coding sequence ATGGTTCTCGCATCGACAGCTTTGGGTTCGGATTCTCTTGTCCGGGCGACGGCGCGGTTCTTTCGGGTTCTGGGTGATCCGACCCGCCTCACGATCCTCCAGACGTTGGAGGGGGGTTCGTTGACGGTGGCCGAGTTGGTCGAGGCGACCGGTATCCCGCGGAGCCGGTTGTCGAATCATCTGGCGTGCCTGCGGTACTGCGAGTTCGTGGAGGCCGAGCCGGAGGGACGCACGGTGCGCTACTCCCTCGTGGACGGCGACGTCGCCTCGTTGGTCGCGAACGCGTCGGTCGCCGCTGCGCGGCGCGAGGAGCACCTTTCGTCGTGTACTCGCATCGGACCGGTGTGGGTGTGA
- the mobF gene encoding MobF family relaxase yields the protein MLNIGLMAAGQQTYYLSIAKGVEDYYTGRGEAPGRWLGAGSGLLGLDGLVDEADLTAVLEGRRPGSDERLTRAKLPGLDFTFRAPKSISLLYGLGEAGTVTGEVVAAHEAAVDAAIGYLERQVCLSRRRTDGVQHQVPGEGFVAAGFRHQTSRAGDPTLHTHVLIANMTHMPDGRWGALHSPPMFHHAKTAGFLYQAQLRAELTRRLGVEWQPVTNGYADVAGIPRDLIDAFSQRRAEILDAMEARAEHSAKAAQNAALDTRRAKVYEVDANTLRADWAQRADELGFGPVEVAELLGRGVAREPQLWSVGSLFDDLASATGVTEHASTFGRRDVVRAVAERMPDGADVTAIEDLADGFIAERRVVEVGDVAGEPRWTTIELLLTENRVVERARSQRDAGAAIAQPDAVEAAIASRPSISDEQAAMVRHLTLSGAGIDVAVGAAGTGKTFTFDAAREGWEASGYSVFGAALSARAAAELSAGSGIPAMTITRLLNQLDEGRLVLDAGCVVVIDESGMVGTRTLDAISRHTTEAGAKLVLAGDTAQLPEIDAGGSFRAISIYAPSTALVENRRQIHEWEIGALDDLRNGRISEAVAAYGTNGRIITADNADALRQKLVDDWFNAPGTDKVMIATRRADVADLNDRARALLDAAGRFGNHELHIDKRIQVAGREFAVGDQVLAVGRNHWDLDILNGDVGTVTRINESRKTVTFKCERVNEERTMPTDRLEAGFLDYGYARTNYKTQGATADRIFTLGGDGDLDRQAAYTALSRGRVENRLYMLTPDEDVWNVLAPNPQRAQRVDGRDLLLEHAERELSRDRSQHLASELLGSLPEPDGTPVGHGRDALLAELPEPAGSRAHNSLADDLLAELPDPSDDRTLADDVADITARLDRLQQRERPAVDDGLGIGL from the coding sequence ATGTTGAACATCGGATTGATGGCCGCCGGTCAGCAGACCTACTACCTGTCGATCGCCAAGGGCGTGGAGGACTACTACACCGGTCGGGGTGAAGCGCCGGGCCGATGGTTGGGCGCGGGCTCCGGCCTGTTGGGCCTCGATGGCCTGGTCGACGAAGCCGACCTCACTGCGGTCCTCGAGGGACGAAGGCCCGGAAGCGACGAGCGGTTGACGCGGGCGAAGCTGCCGGGGCTGGACTTCACGTTCCGGGCCCCGAAGTCGATCTCGCTGCTCTACGGGCTGGGTGAGGCCGGCACGGTCACCGGTGAGGTGGTCGCCGCGCACGAGGCCGCCGTCGACGCGGCGATCGGCTACCTCGAGCGCCAGGTCTGCCTGTCGCGTCGCCGGACCGACGGGGTCCAGCACCAGGTCCCCGGCGAGGGGTTCGTGGCCGCCGGGTTCCGGCACCAGACGTCGCGGGCGGGGGATCCGACGCTGCACACCCACGTGCTCATCGCCAACATGACCCACATGCCCGATGGGCGTTGGGGGGCGCTGCACTCGCCGCCGATGTTCCACCACGCCAAGACCGCCGGGTTCCTCTACCAAGCCCAGCTGCGGGCCGAGCTCACCCGCCGCCTCGGCGTCGAATGGCAGCCCGTGACCAACGGCTACGCGGATGTCGCCGGCATCCCGAGAGACCTCATCGACGCGTTCTCCCAGCGGCGGGCGGAGATTCTCGACGCGATGGAAGCCCGCGCTGAGCACTCGGCGAAGGCCGCGCAGAACGCCGCGCTCGACACCCGCCGGGCGAAGGTCTACGAGGTCGACGCCAACACGCTGCGAGCCGACTGGGCCCAGCGTGCTGACGAGCTGGGGTTCGGTCCCGTCGAAGTCGCCGAGCTCCTCGGCCGGGGCGTGGCCCGGGAGCCCCAGCTGTGGTCGGTCGGCTCGCTGTTCGATGACCTCGCGTCGGCGACCGGGGTGACGGAGCATGCGTCGACGTTCGGGCGTCGTGATGTGGTGCGGGCGGTCGCCGAGCGGATGCCCGACGGCGCGGACGTGACCGCCATCGAGGACCTCGCCGACGGGTTCATCGCCGAGCGTCGCGTCGTCGAGGTCGGCGACGTCGCCGGCGAACCGAGATGGACGACCATCGAGCTGTTGTTGACCGAGAACCGCGTCGTCGAACGCGCCCGCAGCCAACGCGACGCCGGGGCCGCCATCGCACAACCAGACGCGGTCGAGGCAGCGATCGCCTCACGCCCGTCGATCTCCGACGAGCAGGCAGCCATGGTCCGACACCTCACCCTGTCGGGTGCCGGCATCGACGTCGCCGTCGGCGCCGCGGGGACCGGGAAGACCTTCACGTTCGACGCCGCCCGCGAAGGCTGGGAAGCGTCGGGCTACTCGGTGTTCGGCGCCGCGCTCTCCGCACGCGCGGCCGCGGAGCTGTCGGCGGGGTCTGGGATCCCCGCAATGACCATCACCCGGCTGCTCAACCAGCTCGACGAAGGCCGCCTGGTCCTCGACGCGGGCTGCGTCGTGGTGATCGACGAGAGCGGCATGGTCGGCACACGAACCCTCGACGCCATCTCACGGCACACCACCGAAGCGGGGGCGAAGTTGGTGTTGGCCGGTGACACCGCGCAGTTGCCCGAGATCGACGCGGGCGGGTCGTTCCGGGCGATATCGATCTATGCGCCGTCGACGGCGCTGGTCGAGAACCGCCGCCAGATCCACGAGTGGGAGATCGGCGCGCTCGACGACCTCCGCAACGGGCGCATCTCCGAGGCGGTCGCCGCCTACGGGACCAACGGCCGCATCATCACCGCCGACAACGCCGATGCCCTCCGACAGAAGTTGGTCGACGACTGGTTCAACGCACCGGGGACCGACAAGGTCATGATCGCCACGAGACGCGCTGATGTCGCCGACCTCAACGACCGCGCGCGTGCACTGCTCGACGCGGCGGGGCGGTTCGGGAACCACGAGCTGCACATCGACAAGCGCATCCAGGTGGCTGGCCGCGAGTTCGCCGTCGGCGACCAGGTCCTCGCCGTTGGCCGCAACCACTGGGACCTCGACATCCTCAACGGCGATGTCGGCACCGTCACCCGCATCAATGAGAGCCGCAAGACCGTCACGTTCAAGTGTGAACGGGTGAACGAGGAACGCACCATGCCCACCGACCGGCTCGAGGCCGGCTTCCTCGACTACGGCTACGCGCGCACGAACTACAAGACCCAGGGCGCCACCGCCGATCGGATCTTCACCCTCGGCGGTGACGGTGATCTCGATCGCCAGGCCGCCTACACCGCGCTGTCACGCGGCCGAGTCGAGAACCGCCTCTACATGCTCACCCCCGACGAGGACGTGTGGAACGTCCTCGCCCCCAACCCGCAGCGAGCGCAGCGAGTGGATGGCCGGGATCTGTTGTTGGAACACGCCGAACGTGAACTCTCCCGGGACCGGTCCCAGCACCTCGCCTCGGAGCTGTTGGGCAGTCTTCCCGAACCCGACGGGACCCCGGTCGGGCATGGCCGGGACGCGCTGCTCGCCGAGCTCCCCGAACCCGCCGGGTCGCGCGCGCACAACTCGCTGGCCGACGATCTCCTCGCCGAGCTGCCCGACCCGAGCGACGACCGCACCCTCGCAGATGACGTGGCGGATATCACCGCACGACTCGACCGCTTGCAACAGCGCGAGCGGCCCGCTGTCGACGACGGCCTCGGAATCGGCCTGTAG
- a CDS encoding IS110 family transposase, with translation MGVDLGIASAHTVVVTDAEGTVVARRRCRPIRESLEAVEAAALAGAPEGTRLEVVVEPTGVAWLPVAVFFVRRGHLVYRVSSAKAAALRRFLSANAKTNSIDAETLARLPIVDPGGVRPLELPTGELAALDRRVRACERLTEAQTQRKIRLRELARQLYPSIDDVIGGEVSRCDVAVLERWGDPRRLAKVPHRRLVEVIAKASSGQKGADHAASWRQAAEDALDLYGDDPAVPFEALAAEIATECRLLRAIWAEHKGHAVAREDAYKAADPDGLARSLPGVAAIGGPLLVASMGRPGRFRDAAAFKSFTGLAPRASETGDTDRKGQPMSKAGPGRLRHQLVLSANTARRLDPQLAAVYYTQMVERGAHHTKALCVVATRLAERGWVTMARGEPYVIRDIDGRPVDPAEAKAIIAERYTVPEEIRRRRRSRKTKAKGKAPHHAGRRDTRGDLPQPSSSGPNGPRVKTPADASSRPNRPHS, from the coding sequence GTGGGAGTCGACTTGGGGATCGCGTCGGCGCACACCGTGGTGGTCACCGACGCGGAGGGCACGGTGGTGGCCCGGCGCCGCTGTCGCCCGATCCGGGAGTCGTTGGAAGCGGTCGAGGCCGCCGCGCTCGCCGGGGCGCCGGAGGGCACTCGCCTGGAGGTGGTGGTGGAACCGACGGGGGTGGCGTGGTTGCCCGTCGCGGTGTTCTTCGTGCGCCGCGGCCATCTCGTGTATCGGGTGTCCTCCGCGAAGGCGGCCGCGCTGCGGCGGTTCTTGTCGGCGAACGCGAAGACGAACTCGATCGACGCGGAGACCTTGGCCCGTCTGCCGATCGTGGACCCCGGCGGGGTGCGGCCCCTCGAGTTGCCCACCGGCGAGCTCGCCGCCCTGGACCGGCGGGTGCGGGCGTGTGAGCGGCTGACCGAAGCCCAGACCCAACGCAAGATCCGGCTGCGGGAGCTGGCCCGCCAGCTCTACCCCTCCATCGATGACGTGATCGGCGGGGAGGTGTCCCGTTGCGACGTCGCGGTCCTGGAGCGTTGGGGCGACCCGCGCCGGCTGGCCAAGGTCCCGCACAGGCGTCTGGTCGAGGTGATCGCCAAGGCGTCGTCGGGTCAGAAAGGCGCTGATCATGCGGCCTCATGGCGCCAAGCGGCCGAGGATGCCCTGGACCTCTATGGGGATGACCCGGCGGTGCCGTTTGAGGCGTTGGCGGCGGAGATCGCCACGGAGTGCCGGCTGCTGCGAGCGATCTGGGCTGAGCACAAGGGCCACGCCGTGGCCCGCGAGGACGCCTACAAGGCCGCGGATCCCGACGGTCTGGCCCGTTCGCTGCCCGGTGTCGCCGCGATCGGCGGTCCGCTGCTGGTGGCGTCGATGGGACGCCCGGGCCGGTTCCGCGACGCGGCCGCGTTCAAGTCCTTCACCGGCCTGGCCCCGCGGGCGTCCGAGACCGGTGACACCGACCGCAAAGGCCAGCCGATGTCCAAGGCCGGGCCCGGCCGGCTGCGCCACCAGCTCGTGCTGTCGGCCAACACCGCACGGCGTCTCGACCCCCAGCTCGCCGCGGTCTACTACACCCAGATGGTCGAGCGGGGCGCCCATCACACCAAGGCGCTGTGCGTTGTCGCCACCCGCCTAGCCGAGCGGGGGTGGGTCACGATGGCCCGCGGTGAGCCCTACGTGATCCGCGACATCGACGGCCGGCCCGTCGACCCTGCCGAGGCCAAGGCGATCATCGCTGAGCGCTACACGGTCCCCGAAGAGATCCGCCGGCGGCGCCGGTCCCGCAAGACCAAAGCGAAGGGGAAGGCCCCTCACCACGCCGGACGGCGTGACACACGAGGCGACCTTCCCCAGCCGTCATCGTCGGGACCCAACGGGCCCCGCGTCAAGACCCCCGCCGACGCGTCGAGCAGGCCGAACCGCCCGCACTCCTGA